The region AAGGGTCCAGCAACCTTTTTTGGCCCCGTCGGCTGACTCGTTTGCTCACGCTGGACGCGAGCCCGGCGCACGTGGAGAGCGTCGGCGCCCTTCCGTAGAATAAGAGCGGCTGAAAGCGCCATCGTGCAAAGTAAGCAGCGCCTCGGTTCAAAAATATCGCCGCGGGTGAGGGCGGAGGGGAGTGGGCTCAGTCGTttcaaaacagcaacaaaaaaaaataaaccaaaaatctTTTTCTGGCAGGTAACGTTTTTGTGGTGAGTTTGGCCTTTGCCGACCTGGTGGTGGCGTTCTACCCGTACCCTTTGGTGCTCTACGCTCTCTTCCATGACGGATGGTCGCTAGGCAACACGCAGTGCATGGTAAGGTTCCCATCTCGCATTGGCTCCATGTTAGCAGTgggtataaaaagtctacacacccctgttttagtGATATCAAGCAATGCAAGCCGAATAAAtcattgcaacatttttttctgccatgaatttattcattcattcattcatcttccgagccgcttgatcctcactagggtcgcggggggtgctggagcctatcccagctgtcttcgggcagtaggcgggggacaccctgaatcggttgccagccaatcacagggcacacagagacgaacaaccattcgcactcacacccacacctagggacaatttagagtgttcaatcagcctgccacgcatgtttttggaatgtgggaggaaaccggagcacccggagaaaacccacgcaggcccggggagaacacgcaaactccacacagggaggccggagctggaatcgaacccggtacctctgcactgtgaagcccacgtgctaaccactggactatcgggccgccatgaatttatttttaatttaaaaaaaaaatcctgactttttaaccccccccaaaatgctcctttttttaatattgaaatagtctcagaaaaatgtgtttcttcttCAAAGAATGAAATGTCTTGTCAtgctttttgttgcttttttttttaaagacaacttTTCAAAACTCGACTTGATCTCTCGTaaagtgccccccccaaaaaaacccaacaacaatctGACAGAATTCCCTTGTCGCGGTTGCGCGCGCTCTTCACTGTCCTTGGTGCTGTTTTGCGCTCAGGTGAGCGGCTTCCTGATGGGCCTGAGCGTGATCGGCTCCATCTTCAACATCACGGGCATCGCCGTCAACCGCTACTGCTACATCTGCCACTCCTTCTCCTACAGCCGCCTGTACAGCTACCGCAACACGCTGCTCTTGGTGGCCTTAATCTGGCTGCTGGCCGTGGTGGCCATCGTGCCCAACTTCTTTGTGGGCTCGCTGCGCTACGACCCGCGCGTCTACTCCTGCACCTTCGCCCAGAACGTCAGCAGCTCCTACACGGTGGCCGTAGTGGTGGTGCACTTCCTGGTGCCCATCGCCGTGGTCACCTTCTGCTACCTGCGCATCTGGATCCTTGTCATTCAGGTcagttgggttgttttttttttttttaagtgtggcgAGAGAAAAGACAATTGGAATCTTCATAggagggaataaaaaaaaatgtcagaatgcAGGCTGCAGATGCAAGCATTCGTAACTAATCCTCAGCTCAGTGAgccaaataacaacaaaatctcTCCGGCTTCTTACGATAGATCCAAACTGGAAGTCTTTTATGGCGATTCGGAAATAACGACCTTTTAATTTGTGACCCTTCGGTTGCACGAGTCAGCGTAATTCTGTAAATGCCACAACACGCCGTTTAAACCCTGCCTGACATGTTAACATTTCAGCTTGACCATGTTGATCCGTAACGAGCCAAACGCTTTCCTTTACCTGCATCTTTGAGCACGTGCGCAAATGTCAGCACACACGTGCGGAACAATCAGGCAATGTCGTCGATTCTACTGTTGCTCCAGTCAAAATATGATCCGAGATACTCTAACTAACACCTTGAATTGATGTAAAATCATCCTTGACAATTAGATCATctaacccaaaaaaaagccaaataacaGCAACACACTCACCGAGAGTAAAATTCTAAAACACCGATTAGAAGTCTCATTTTTaagcggaaaaaaaatgtcagtctcattacatccatccatccatcatctaccgcttatccggggccgggtcgcgggtgcaacagctttagcagggaagcccagacttccctctccctagctacttcttccagctctccccgggggatcccgagtcgttcccaggcaagctgggtgacatagtctctccagcgtgtcctgggtcttcctcggggtctcctcccggtgggacatgaccggaacacctcaccggggaggcgctcaggaagcatccgaatcagatgcccaagccacctcatctggctcctctcattaCAAATTTTTGAATAATCCAAGTAATTgcttgtacttgacaaattcttttttttggcttgtAGGTGCGTCGCAAAGTGAAGACGGAGGAGAGCCCTCGCTTGCGTCCCAGCGACCTGCGTAACTTCATCACCATGTTCGTGGTGTTCGTGCTGTTCGCCATCTGCTGGGCGCCACTCAACCTGATCGGTCTGGCGGTGGCGGTGGACCCCTTGCGCGTCGTGCCGCTCATCCCCGAGTGGCTCTTCGTGGTCAGCTACTTCATGGCCTACTTCAACAGCTGTCTCAACGCCGTCATCTACGGCCTGCTCAACCGAAACTTCCGTAACGAGTACAAGCGCATCGTCACCTCCGTCTGGGTGACGCGCCTCTTTGTTACCGAGACGTCGCGGGCCGCCACCGACGGCCGCAGCCTGCGCAGCAAgcagtcgccgccgccgccgctcaacAACAACGAGTCGCTTCGGGATCGAGCCAACAACAAAGACTGAGCATTGTTACCGTGGCAACGCCAATGGAACAATCCGATTAGTTGCACATGAACTGCCTGATAAACTTCCAAAGCCTCAAATATGTCCGACTCGCATCACTTGAATGCcagtttagttaaaaaaaaaaaaaacgaaatgattATCAGGGTGTCGTCCTGTGCCAGAATTTAGTAGGAAAAACGTAGAAACTACTCCCAAAAAAAGTTCCAGGAACTTTTAGTTTTTCTTCAGCCAACATTTGTGACAGAATATAGACTTGCCCTGTCAaagtattatgattattatcgattaatttttttgtaaatggaaATTTTAACAATGTTGCCAGCATGCTAACAGTAGTTGTGCCAGCATATAGCAAGATAGCACACtggctacaaaaaaaattaatcaagatTTTTCATTGTGCCCTGTGGTTGGGTTCAAATAACAGCTAACAGTTAGCATGCTAACACAAAGCATCACAACGgtgaaaaaaagacatattGATAAATCTTTTACAGGGTGCTCTATGGTCGGGTCAGTCATTATGATCATTTATGAAAAACACTAAGTAAGGTCAATGTTTTACATCGTGCTCATATTATTTCAAATAGGAATTGATAAATTACTGGCATGTTAATAGTTAGCATGCTAACAACCTGCTTTGGAACCTTATCATTCATTTGGAAACATCCTGTGCCTCTGGATTGCCGAATAATGTGGATTGTAAATTGCTTAGATGGCGTTGGTATGTTAACATATCGCATAACTACCTACATTGGACCTGTAACATTCATTTCTCTGACTCTCCTCACTTGAATACCATTTAAGTCACACAACCAGTGAAGATTAAGatagcctttatttgtcccacactggggaaatttacagctatGTCATGACGGTGCTGACATCTACTCTTGCCAGAATTTAGAAGGAAATGTTACAAAAATTTCCAGgagtttttaattgcttttagtACTCCTTGACATAAGCCGCTAGCTCTGGTGAACACATAAGCGGACATTTGTGACAGATTACAGGCTTCCCCTGTagacaaatatgaaaataatgctCACTGGACTGGGTGCTCATGAAGCCTCAAATGCTTAAAAAGCGTACACAAATGCTTTTATGATAACAGTCGTTATGCCAGTGAATAGCAAGAGAGAAACTTGACTACAAAAAGTGCTGATGCGTGTCTAAGGATTTTATGTCATATCATACGTTAATATGCTAACATGCAATTATCTTTGGAACCTTAATGTTCATTTGAGACCTCAATAGACTGAGATGTGCtaatatgctaaaaaaaaatgactcaggGTTGGTCAAATGCGAACGTAAATGTGCTCATATTTGGTATGCTCGCGCATTGCAAGAATCTATTCTTTGGGCTCAGATAgaaatgttggattttttttgtacaaaatcctACTCAATTCTGGCAATAGTGTGAAATGAGTGTTTGGCATGGCCTGTTGTGATGTATACGGAGCCAAAATGTAGACAAACTTAGTAATTCCCAATCAGGAAGTTGTTCTCCACTCACGCTGTGTGAGGTGAACATGGCTGCTTGTGTTACCAAACGTACATGGCTACTTTGATGTAGCATCTCGAGGATGCTGCCCATTGGACAATCTGTCAATTCAAGATTAGAATTGTAGATTACGTTGTTGCATTTGAATTCTTACTGTGATGAGGCTGAAgccttttatttcaaatgtgGATATTTAACAAAGAAGCAAGAACTAAAtcagtcaaataaatgttttttaaattattttatgttttagcAGTTTCTTTgtctatttaatttattttaatgaaacaaggactgaataaaaatgaaatcagcAAATTTATAATCTAAAAGTACTTGatttttttagtatttttttttctagagagAAGACATTTAAAATTAAACTACTGAATTGAATtaccaaataaatgtattttaacttACATATACTGTTTTAAAAAGGTAACTATCTTGTCGAAACACATTTTATCGAATAATTTAGTAAAATTTTAATtcaggaaaataaaatacaatttctaATTGAATCAATCCTACTACtaaactgtaataataatacctGAATATAGTCTAATTTTGTAAATGAAGAAACTTTCTCTTCTGCATCACACGCAGTCCCTTCATAGCCCTATATTTTTGtgctatatttattttcatataaataaaacattgttcTTGTGAGTCAATGACATTCATTGCCGCTTCTCGCCATCTCAGGGCatcttttcttgtttgtttttgttgtttgtttgttttttccaaaaatgtaacGAGGACATTTTGTAAATTAGTGTCAGTGTGGAATTTGAATTGTTGTCAATGGACGTGTTTTTATGGAAATGTCTCTCTCACACGGGTGGGAGTTCATGTCACGTCATTAAAAGTGGACTCCTCGCTTCTGCTTGACCTGTGTTGCCCGGATACTGATCACTTCCGCGTTCCCGTACGTCTTTGATGGCGCATGCGCAGTCAccgccgccgcggcaaacgGTGACATTCAACCGGTGAATTTAAAACGGGAACACGCGAATTTAAACACGCGTCCTCTGTTTCCGAACGCACGGATTTACTCCGTCATGGCGCGTCCTGTACCCCGTGGACTCGTGCTTGGTACCTGTGTTGGCCACGACACGACTGCCCTGCGCGGGAAGAGGCAtgcacacctgttgttgctCCCACAAGAATTGCGTTGAACTGGATTTCCTCTGTCCGACGGAGACTTGGACAAGTACCGGTGTGTCGCCCTTCTTGGACTCCCCGAGGACTTCAGGCCGCGATGGAGGAACGGTGAGTACTTTTACAAAACAAGACTTTTTGAAATCTTGCCGAAATCAGGCCCAAGTATGATCATATCGTCCTCAagggggattttaatattcaTGTGCGTTGTCGTGCTGTACTGGATTCGGCGACTCCATTAAAAACTGTGCAGTCAAAAGCTAGA is a window of Hippocampus zosterae strain Florida chromosome 16, ASM2543408v3, whole genome shotgun sequence DNA encoding:
- the mtnr1bb gene encoding melatonin receptor type 1B-B, with translation MPGTLALLHNRSEEAQALSGGGGGGGEVGSRPAWVIGILAGVLIFTTVVDVLGNLLVIVSVFRNRKLRNSGNVFVVSLAFADLVVAFYPYPLVLYALFHDGWSLGNTQCMVSGFLMGLSVIGSIFNITGIAVNRYCYICHSFSYSRLYSYRNTLLLVALIWLLAVVAIVPNFFVGSLRYDPRVYSCTFAQNVSSSYTVAVVVVHFLVPIAVVTFCYLRIWILVIQVRRKVKTEESPRLRPSDLRNFITMFVVFVLFAICWAPLNLIGLAVAVDPLRVVPLIPEWLFVVSYFMAYFNSCLNAVIYGLLNRNFRNEYKRIVTSVWVTRLFVTETSRAATDGRSLRSKQSPPPPLNNNESLRDRANNKD